A genomic segment from Acidobacteriota bacterium encodes:
- a CDS encoding YajQ family cyclic di-GMP-binding protein, with product MPSFDIVVQNDLQEVDNAVNQARKEISQRYDFRGSKSSIDWDKEQTFTLVGDDEYKLGAVLDVLKSKLVRRGVSVRNLESGAVEPAADSTVRQKLTLQSGIPMDKAKAIVKSIKGLKLKVQAQIMDDQVRVTGKKRDDLQAVIQHAKGQDVGLELEFVNFRD from the coding sequence ATGCCCTCCTTCGACATCGTGGTTCAGAACGACCTGCAGGAAGTGGACAACGCGGTCAACCAGGCGCGCAAAGAGATTTCCCAGCGCTACGACTTCCGCGGCAGCAAGAGCAGCATCGACTGGGACAAAGAGCAAACCTTCACCCTGGTGGGGGACGACGAGTACAAGCTCGGCGCCGTCCTCGACGTGCTCAAGTCCAAGCTGGTGCGGCGAGGTGTTTCGGTGCGCAACCTGGAAAGCGGAGCGGTGGAGCCCGCGGCGGACAGCACCGTGCGGCAGAAGCTGACCCTGCAGAGCGGCATCCCCATGGACAAGGCCAAGGCCATTGTGAAATCCATCAAGGGCCTCAAACTCAAGGTGCAGGCCCAGATCATGGACGATCAGGTACGGGTCACCGGCAAGAAGCGGGACGACCTGCAGGCGGTGATCCAGCATGCCAAGGGGCAGGACGTGGGCCTGGAGCTGGAATTCGTCAACTTCCGGGACTGA
- a CDS encoding ATP synthase subunit I, whose amino-acid sequence MIDIALFALLGAGLAALAYAGLWWTVRLLADSSRPLLLIAMSWMLRALPVLGAAVWLMLQGRWAELFATVGGFIVARLALTLIYGGVPGLRR is encoded by the coding sequence ATGATCGACATCGCTCTCTTCGCACTGCTCGGTGCCGGTCTCGCGGCTCTGGCCTACGCCGGCCTGTGGTGGACCGTCCGCCTGCTGGCGGATAGCTCTCGGCCGCTGCTGCTCATCGCCATGAGCTGGATGCTCCGGGCCCTTCCGGTGCTGGGGGCGGCGGTGTGGCTGATGCTCCAGGGCCGCTGGGCTGAGCTCTTCGCCACCGTAGGAGGCTTCATCGTCGCCCGGCTGGCCTTGACCCTGATCTACGGCGGCGTGCCGGGCCTCCGTCGCTAA
- a CDS encoding amidohydrolase family protein — protein MSSVPYLAHAFRRPLLFVLCCAAVAGLMVLAASSANAQPRAEDLTTEGVDVPAFYAYDPPSTLVVPETPVTRAKYPFIDVHNHQSRMPEQDLGELVAAMDELNMEVMVNLSGRGFRRIEQPDGSFSFGFQEPEYLGRAIEKAREEAPGRFVVFTNVDFSGVGSEGWAEAAVAQLEKDVAAGAAGLKIYKGLGLTTEDVDGKRIPTDDPRLDPIWAKCGELGIPVLIHTGEPAPFWMPKDDQNERLLELLERPNRYRDPAVYPSWEEIMGEQHNLFRRHPETVFINAHLGWLGNDLAKLGELLDELPNVYTEIGAVLAELGRQPRFARQFLTEYQDRVMFGKDSWNPEEYHTYFRVLETDDEYFPYYRRRHAFWRMYGLDLPDEVLKKLYYKNALKVIPGIDPAPFPD, from the coding sequence ATGAGCTCAGTCCCCTACCTAGCCCACGCCTTTCGCCGCCCGCTCCTCTTCGTCCTCTGTTGCGCCGCGGTGGCGGGGCTGATGGTGTTGGCTGCGAGCTCAGCAAATGCCCAGCCGCGGGCGGAGGATTTGACCACCGAGGGGGTAGACGTGCCGGCCTTCTATGCCTACGACCCGCCGTCGACGCTGGTGGTGCCGGAAACGCCCGTCACCCGGGCCAAGTACCCCTTCATCGACGTCCACAACCACCAGTCGCGGATGCCCGAGCAGGACCTCGGCGAGCTGGTGGCGGCCATGGACGAGCTCAATATGGAGGTGATGGTCAATCTCAGCGGGCGGGGATTCCGGCGCATCGAGCAGCCCGACGGTAGCTTTTCCTTCGGTTTCCAGGAGCCGGAGTACCTGGGTCGGGCGATCGAGAAGGCGCGGGAGGAGGCACCGGGGCGCTTCGTGGTCTTCACCAACGTCGACTTCAGCGGCGTCGGTTCCGAGGGCTGGGCGGAGGCGGCGGTGGCGCAGCTGGAGAAGGACGTAGCCGCCGGGGCCGCCGGGCTCAAGATCTACAAAGGGCTGGGGCTGACCACCGAGGATGTGGACGGAAAGCGCATCCCCACCGACGACCCGCGCCTCGACCCCATCTGGGCCAAATGCGGCGAGCTGGGGATTCCGGTGCTCATCCACACCGGCGAGCCGGCGCCCTTCTGGATGCCCAAGGACGACCAGAACGAGCGGCTGTTGGAGCTACTGGAGCGGCCCAATCGGTATCGCGACCCGGCGGTCTATCCGTCCTGGGAAGAGATCATGGGCGAGCAGCACAACCTCTTCCGCCGCCACCCCGAGACCGTCTTCATCAACGCCCACCTGGGGTGGCTGGGCAACGACCTGGCCAAGCTCGGCGAGCTGCTGGACGAGCTACCCAACGTCTACACGGAGATCGGCGCCGTCCTCGCCGAGCTCGGCCGCCAGCCGCGTTTCGCCCGTCAATTCCTCACGGAGTATCAGGACCGGGTGATGTTCGGAAAGGACAGCTGGAATCCCGAGGAGTACCACACCTACTTCCGGGTGCTGGAGACCGACGACGAGTATTTCCCCTACTACCGCCGGCGCCACGCCTTCTGGCGCATGTACGGCCTCGACCTGCCGGACGAGGTTCTCAAGAAGCTGTACTACAAGAATGCTCTGAAGGTGATCCCGGGCATCGACCCGGCGCCCTTCCCGGACTGA